One genomic segment of Misgurnus anguillicaudatus chromosome 23, ASM2758022v2, whole genome shotgun sequence includes these proteins:
- the LOC129453088 gene encoding uncharacterized protein has product MEFNFAFVSLILLINIQGFLTSTYSLPVKCEYENICAVRETKVTLKCFYLNINIKTVFWFSHKQRTNWRNKDEPEDLTLDSDYSGRVNQEIKNSSSYLTISDLIERDSGEYQLMFIMKDGVKHLSSVTVNLTVTVLQVRKHKKNLTCDTSCPLTSKPQHIYWKKDGQYIAESESKEFSLSSAAYSCFLSPDLKISSDYLCLSNSGCWGVTYTSRRVCALVGSTVDIHSSYSHPTADTVEKTYWHVPNNVLDLRDVYQFAGRVEYINNTLRIKDINMSDSGEYRFRIITNTDSYSESPGVILTVTDTQVISSPGTVSEREKVILSCSTKCTLDKNIKYSWYKNGRLVTDGFKLYNKLYLDSVSSEEIQEYSCAVRDESVEISAFEHFYIFLIVFVVQIFIIAAIWVWFCLKKSRLKKQINDKNEETPTSIMFSCTSAVPPTEPDYVN; this is encoded by the exons ATGGAGTTTAACTTTGCATTCGTATCACTGATCCTACTAATAAACATTCAAG GCTTTCTAACATCAACATACAGCTTACCAGTTAAGTGTGAATATGAAAACATTTGCGCAGTGAGAGAGACCAAAGTGACACTGAAGTGTTTTTACTTaaacatcaacatcaaaacTGTGTTCTGGTTCAGCCATaaacagagaacaaactggagaaacaaagatgaacctgaagatttgactttagattcagattactcaggacgaGTGAATCAGGAGATCAAAAACTCAAGTTCATATCTAACAATATCAGATCTGAtagagagagacagtggagaatatcagctcatgttcattatgaaggatggagttaaacatctcagctcagtcacagtcaatctaacagtcacag tCCTGCAGGTGAGGAAACACAAGAAAAACCTTACCTGTGATACTTCCTGCCCTTTAACCTCAAAACCTCAACATATCTACTGGAAAAAAGATGGACAATATATAGCAGAAAGTGAATCTAAAGAGTTTTCTTTGTCATCTGCTGCCTACTCCTGTTTTCTAAGTCCAGACCTTAAAATATCCTCTGACTATTTGT gtctttctaacagtggctgttggggtgtgacttacacctctagaagagtttgtgctttagtgggatcaacagtagatattcactcttcatactcacatcccactgCAGATACAGTAGAGAAAACATACTGGCATGTACCAAACAATGTTTTGGATCTGCGTGATGTTTATCAGTTTGCTGGTCGTGTGGAGTATATAAACAACACACTGAGaataaaagacatcaacatgAGTGACTCTGGTGAATATCGATTCAGGATCATCACTAACACAGACTCTTACTCTGAATCACCTGGAGTCATTCTCACTGTTACAG atacaCAGGTGATAAGCAGTCCAGGCACTgtgtcagagagagagaaagtgataTTGAGTTGTTCAACCAAATGCACTCTggataaaaacattaaatactCGTGGTACAAGAACGGGCGTCTGGTAACAGATGGATTCAAGCTATATAACAAACTGTACCTGGACTCAGTTAGCAGTGAGGAAATACAAGAGTATTCATGTGCTGtaagag ATGAATCAGTGGAAATCTCAGCGTTTGAGCATTTTTACATCTTTCTGATTGTGTTTGTGGTTCAAATATTCATTATAGCAGCTATTTGGGTGTG GTTTTGCCTGAAAAAATCTCGTCTGAAAAAacaaattaatgataaaaatgaaGAG